In one Paenibacillus sp. JQZ6Y-1 genomic region, the following are encoded:
- a CDS encoding ArpU family phage packaging/lysis transcriptional regulator produces the protein MYKCALAPDEGATRQAVAEYIEEVRLYRQIGFVRRESNITQGYSPREHGSTNKINKQTERIAIWNVDMEAKLQRQDEELMEAMSRLNSKQREIIHRSYLDDEGEFDYISCGEMGLSDSTFRRIKKEAIFILATRLRLLIWSESEKQHNVVS, from the coding sequence TTGTACAAATGTGCGCTGGCACCGGATGAAGGTGCTACTCGCCAAGCAGTAGCAGAATATATTGAAGAGGTCCGGCTTTACCGGCAGATCGGATTCGTGCGGCGTGAATCAAATATTACGCAAGGATACAGTCCGAGGGAGCATGGATCGACCAATAAAATCAATAAACAAACTGAACGCATTGCAATTTGGAACGTGGATATGGAAGCTAAGCTGCAACGGCAGGATGAAGAATTGATGGAAGCCATGAGCCGACTGAATAGCAAACAGAGAGAGATTATTCATCGTAGCTACTTGGACGATGAAGGGGAATTCGATTACATCAGTTGCGGCGAGATGGGACTGTCAGATAGTACGTTCCGGCGGATCAAGAAGGAAGCAATTTTTATTCTGGCAACTCGGTTACGATTGTTGATATGGAGTGAGTCAGAGAAACAGCATAATGTGGTATCATGA
- a CDS encoding tRNA (mnm(5)s(2)U34)-methyltransferase: protein MGFMSVLSFAHKLIMERVEHVSGAVVVDATAGTGADTLMLARAVGVKGKVFSFDIQQEALDSTAERLRKQNDEALAQVIPVLSSHDLMKQHIPQELHGKLRTVMFNLGYLPTGDHSIITQPSSTLPALDVSLALLAPRGILTIMLYPGHEGGAAEAEAVQQWASSLPVSQAQCIVYRQLQRQDAPYLIAVEKKATS, encoded by the coding sequence ATGGGATTCATGTCGGTATTGAGCTTTGCACATAAGCTGATTATGGAGCGTGTGGAACATGTATCTGGCGCTGTAGTGGTCGACGCTACCGCCGGAACAGGCGCGGATACGCTGATGCTGGCGCGTGCGGTTGGTGTTAAGGGCAAAGTGTTCAGCTTTGATATTCAGCAGGAAGCACTGGATAGCACGGCAGAACGCTTACGTAAGCAAAATGATGAAGCTTTGGCACAGGTTATTCCCGTGCTGTCCAGTCATGATCTAATGAAGCAGCATATTCCGCAGGAGCTGCACGGCAAGCTGCGGACGGTCATGTTCAATCTGGGCTATTTGCCAACCGGGGATCATTCGATTATTACGCAACCGTCCTCTACTCTGCCTGCACTGGATGTCTCGCTGGCTCTACTAGCTCCGCGTGGCATTTTGACGATTATGCTGTATCCGGGTCATGAGGGCGGTGCTGCTGAAGCAGAAGCGGTGCAGCAATGGGCATCCTCCCTGCCAGTTTCGCAGGCGCAATGTATCGTGTATCGTCAGCTACAGCGACAGGATGCACCGTATCTGATCGCGGTGGAAAAGAAGGCGACGTCATGA
- a CDS encoding tautomerase family protein: MESYVYSQRGRAQMPFITIKVLEGRSVEQKRELVQKMSDVVSDVLELDKEKIFIFFEDLPQHNFGKNGELFSDLNAPKQEPDESPDT, from the coding sequence ATTGAATCTTATGTTTATTCGCAGAGAGGACGTGCACAGATGCCATTTATTACGATTAAAGTATTGGAAGGCAGATCGGTCGAGCAGAAGCGTGAGCTGGTACAGAAGATGTCCGATGTGGTATCTGACGTATTGGAATTGGACAAAGAGAAAATCTTTATCTTTTTTGAAGATCTTCCGCAGCACAACTTCGGCAAAAATGGTGAATTGTTTTCTGATCTAAACGCGCCCAAACAAGAGCCTGATGAATCACCCGACACATAA
- a CDS encoding TIGR01212 family radical SAM protein (This family includes YhcC from E. coli K-12, an uncharacterized radical SAM protein.), producing MESIQTIQPPPAWGDKRFHTWNTEMREQFGTKVFKVMLDAGFTCPNRDGSIATGGCTFCSARGSGDFAGRRRDDLVTQFDTIRDRQHQKWPDAKYIGYFQAYTNTYAPVEELREYYEVILQQPGVVGLSIATRPDCLPDDVVDYLAELNERTYLWVEMGLQSIHESTSVLINRAHDTACYEEAVQKLRARGIRVCTHIIYGLPQESHEMMLDTGRAVAQMDVQGIKIHLLHLMRKTPMVKQYEAGLLRFLEQDEYIKLIVDTLEFLPSDMIVHRLTGDAPRDLLIGPLWSMKKWEVLNGIDAELKRRDTWQGKYWRAT from the coding sequence GTATTCAAGGTGATGCTGGATGCTGGCTTTACCTGTCCCAATCGGGATGGCAGCATCGCAACCGGTGGCTGTACATTTTGCAGTGCACGCGGATCAGGCGATTTTGCTGGGCGGCGGCGCGATGATCTGGTAACTCAATTTGACACGATCCGCGACAGACAGCATCAGAAATGGCCCGATGCGAAGTATATCGGTTATTTTCAAGCGTATACGAATACGTATGCACCGGTTGAGGAATTGCGCGAATATTATGAAGTGATTTTGCAGCAGCCCGGCGTCGTGGGGCTGTCGATTGCTACGCGTCCCGATTGTCTGCCAGACGATGTGGTGGATTATCTCGCAGAGCTGAACGAGCGGACGTATCTGTGGGTGGAAATGGGTCTACAAAGTATCCATGAATCAACGTCTGTGCTGATCAATCGGGCGCATGATACCGCCTGCTATGAGGAAGCAGTGCAAAAGCTGCGTGCGCGCGGTATTCGGGTATGTACGCATATCATTTACGGATTGCCACAGGAAAGTCACGAGATGATGCTAGATACCGGACGTGCAGTGGCACAGATGGATGTACAGGGGATCAAAATCCACCTGCTGCATCTAATGCGCAAAACGCCGATGGTGAAGCAATATGAAGCTGGGCTGCTTCGCTTTTTGGAGCAGGATGAATATATCAAGCTAATTGTGGATACGCTGGAATTTTTACCATCCGATATGATTGTCCATCGGCTGACTGGCGATGCACCGCGCGATCTATTGATCGGTCCACTATGGAGTATGAAAAAATGGGAAGTCTTAAACGGGATTGATGCCGAGTTGAAGCGTCGCGATACGTGGCAGGGTAAATATTGGAGGGCAACCTAG
- a CDS encoding Bax inhibitor-1/YccA family protein has product MALRNPVLYGNGFNRPSDRNYDQSMTLAGAAGKALVLTVLLVASAIFTWYLFNKGEDVMMFLKVGSIGSLLIALPTIFFPKISPVTAPLYVIVNGLMLGALSAIMEYFYPGIVMNAILITLCLLMVTLFLYATRIIRVTPGLVAAIGISTLAIALTYLVDFVLSFFGMSVPYIHDTGWIGIGISLFVVIVATANLLIDFSNIEQYANEGRPKYMEWYGAFGLMVTIIWMYIEILRLLSKLAANRN; this is encoded by the coding sequence ATGGCTTTACGCAATCCAGTGTTATACGGAAATGGATTCAATCGTCCATCGGATCGGAATTACGATCAGTCGATGACACTCGCAGGAGCGGCGGGCAAAGCGCTTGTACTTACGGTTTTATTAGTCGCATCTGCCATATTTACTTGGTACTTATTCAATAAGGGTGAAGATGTGATGATGTTTTTAAAAGTAGGTTCTATCGGTTCACTCTTGATCGCCTTGCCGACGATCTTCTTTCCGAAAATCTCGCCGGTGACCGCACCGCTGTATGTGATTGTGAATGGCTTAATGCTGGGCGCACTGTCGGCAATTATGGAGTACTTTTATCCGGGGATTGTAATGAATGCGATTCTGATCACGCTATGTCTGCTAATGGTAACGTTGTTTCTGTACGCAACCCGTATCATTCGTGTGACTCCGGGTTTGGTGGCAGCGATTGGAATTAGCACGCTGGCGATTGCATTGACGTATTTGGTTGATTTTGTACTCAGCTTTTTCGGTATGAGCGTACCGTATATTCATGATACTGGTTGGATTGGCATCGGTATTAGCTTGTTTGTTGTCATCGTAGCGACGGCGAATCTGTTAATTGACTTTAGCAATATCGAGCAATATGCCAACGAAGGTCGACCAAAGTATATGGAATGGTATGGCGCATTTGGCTTAATGGTAACGATTATCTGGATGTATATCGAGATTCTGCGCCTGCTATCCAAGCTTGCGGCGAACCGTAACTGA
- a CDS encoding esterase family protein, with amino-acid sequence MVTVQYRKEYSSALGRDMEYKVYGDRGKPMLVFPTSLGRFYQYEDSGMIDELAPWIDAGKLQVWACDSIDEETFFSSHWNVEDRMNRHEQYNAYIVHELIPHILWESQHNNHGHEQKILISGCSMGAYYSGNFFFRHPHFFDTLLAFSGVYSVQHFFGDHRLGAAYYNSPLDYLPGLHEEHLLNQYRSSRIILCCGQGAWEDEMRYETGRMQHILEQKQIPARVEFWGHDVDHDWYWWRQQLRYYMSSLM; translated from the coding sequence ATGGTAACTGTACAATACCGAAAAGAATACAGCTCGGCGCTTGGCCGCGACATGGAATACAAAGTGTATGGCGACCGAGGGAAGCCTATGCTCGTGTTTCCAACATCGCTTGGACGCTTTTACCAGTATGAAGATTCTGGCATGATCGATGAATTGGCGCCTTGGATTGATGCGGGCAAATTGCAGGTATGGGCATGTGACAGCATTGATGAGGAGACATTCTTTTCGTCGCATTGGAATGTGGAGGACCGGATGAATCGGCATGAGCAATACAATGCATATATTGTTCATGAACTCATTCCGCATATTCTGTGGGAAAGTCAGCATAACAATCACGGGCATGAGCAAAAGATTCTAATTAGCGGCTGCTCCATGGGAGCGTATTATAGCGGCAATTTCTTTTTCCGCCATCCGCATTTTTTTGATACCTTGCTGGCATTCAGCGGCGTGTATTCGGTGCAGCATTTCTTCGGCGATCATCGTCTTGGGGCGGCATATTATAATTCGCCGCTGGATTACTTGCCCGGCTTGCATGAGGAGCATCTGTTGAATCAGTATCGCAGCAGCCGCATTATTCTGTGCTGCGGACAGGGTGCGTGGGAAGATGAGATGCGTTATGAGACGGGAAGAATGCAGCACATATTGGAGCAAAAGCAGATTCCCGCACGCGTAGAATTCTGGGGACACGATGTGGATCATGATTGGTATTGGTGGAGACAGCAACTGCGGTATTATATGAGCAGCTTGATGTAG
- a CDS encoding ATP-grasp domain-containing protein, with product MNFVFFSPHFPGSSSEFAIRLHQEGATVLGIGDASYESLHPRLQEALTEYYRIDSMENQDDVLRAVGFFTHKYGKINRFESMNEYWLESDAQMRTDFNIDGTKADFVDNLKQKSKMKDFFQKSGVDTVRFLKNPDRDSAAAFIEQNGFPVVVKPDLGSGASMTYKLSDQDELDYFFHTSPDNIEFIMEEFVDGIILTYDGLIDRDGIVRFQASHRFEQSIMKVVSDDNHLRYFCLKTVDPEVEAAGRSILQAFDIKERFFHIELFKSNKDGRLIALEVNMRPPGAWMTDAINYSYDVDIYSRWAQMVVHGGDGEPPQGHYYTGYASRKDWKHYMHSHDDIVWELGDALVRYDEIEEIFSRASGNRAYQFRADSLERVREIADYIQAEHR from the coding sequence ATGAATTTTGTATTTTTCTCTCCACATTTTCCCGGCAGCAGCAGTGAATTTGCCATTCGGCTGCATCAGGAAGGCGCGACAGTGCTTGGCATTGGCGACGCTTCGTATGAAAGTCTGCATCCACGATTGCAGGAAGCATTGACGGAATACTACCGGATCGACAGTATGGAAAATCAGGACGATGTCCTGCGAGCAGTTGGATTTTTCACACATAAATACGGCAAAATCAACCGCTTTGAATCCATGAACGAATACTGGCTCGAAAGCGATGCGCAGATGCGTACCGACTTCAATATCGACGGCACAAAAGCCGACTTTGTCGATAACCTTAAACAGAAATCAAAAATGAAGGACTTTTTCCAGAAAAGCGGCGTAGATACCGTACGCTTCCTCAAAAATCCCGACCGTGACAGTGCGGCGGCATTTATTGAACAAAATGGATTTCCTGTCGTTGTGAAGCCGGATCTTGGTTCAGGAGCGAGCATGACCTACAAGCTTAGTGACCAAGACGAGCTGGATTACTTTTTCCATACCTCTCCAGACAATATTGAATTTATTATGGAAGAATTTGTGGATGGCATTATTCTCACCTATGACGGCTTGATCGACCGCGACGGTATCGTACGGTTTCAGGCAAGTCATCGCTTTGAACAGAGTATTATGAAGGTCGTTAGCGATGACAATCATCTGCGCTATTTCTGTTTGAAAACGGTCGACCCAGAAGTGGAAGCAGCAGGGCGCAGTATTTTGCAGGCGTTTGACATTAAAGAGCGATTTTTCCATATTGAGCTGTTCAAATCCAACAAGGATGGACGGCTGATTGCGCTAGAAGTGAATATGCGTCCACCGGGTGCATGGATGACGGATGCGATCAATTATTCGTATGATGTGGACATTTACTCACGTTGGGCACAAATGGTCGTCCACGGTGGCGATGGTGAGCCGCCGCAGGGACATTATTATACAGGGTATGCCAGCCGCAAGGACTGGAAGCATTACATGCATTCGCATGATGATATCGTGTGGGAGCTGGGCGATGCGCTTGTGCGCTATGATGAGATTGAAGAGATTTTCAGCCGTGCGAGCGGTAATCGCGCATATCAATTCCGTGCAGATTCGCTGGAACGCGTACGTGAGATTGCTGATTATATTCAGGCAGAGCATCGCTAA
- the msrA gene encoding peptide-methionine (S)-S-oxide reductase MsrA, which produces MQKATFAGGCFWCMVTPFEEQPGIHGIVSGYTAGHVKNPTYEQVKTGNTGHYEVVEITFDPELFPYERLLELYWPQIDPTDDGGQFHDRGTQYRTAIFYHNEQQQEQALQSKAEVAASGRFDGKPIVTEILPAEVFYPAEEYHQDYHKKNKKHYKEDREKSGRDEFIAEHWQES; this is translated from the coding sequence TTGCAAAAAGCAACCTTCGCAGGCGGCTGCTTCTGGTGTATGGTAACTCCATTCGAGGAACAGCCCGGCATTCACGGCATCGTCTCCGGCTATACCGCTGGACATGTAAAAAATCCAACCTATGAGCAGGTGAAAACCGGTAATACCGGGCACTATGAAGTAGTGGAGATTACGTTCGATCCTGAGCTGTTCCCGTACGAGCGTCTATTGGAGCTATACTGGCCGCAGATCGATCCAACTGATGATGGTGGACAATTCCACGATAGAGGTACGCAGTACCGTACAGCCATCTTCTACCACAACGAGCAGCAGCAGGAGCAGGCGCTACAAAGTAAGGCGGAAGTAGCAGCCAGCGGACGCTTTGATGGCAAGCCGATTGTTACGGAGATTTTGCCAGCAGAGGTCTTTTATCCAGCAGAAGAGTATCATCAGGATTATCATAAAAAGAACAAAAAGCACTACAAAGAAGATCGCGAAAAGTCAGGTCGCGATGAATTTATCGCTGAGCATTGGCAGGAATCCTGA
- a CDS encoding LysE family translocator, whose protein sequence is MWGVEHFWLFVLSSILLNITPGSDTIYILSRSIFQGRQAGFMSVYGIIAGSLVHTLLAGLGLSLILMQSALAFNLVKWLGAAYLIWLGIRSIMTRQQAAAKMQQAPRLPMRNVFFQGMLTNVLNPKVALFYLAFIPQFVDTSQSMGPLPFLLLGLTFSTTGLSWCLLLVFFSSKMAGRLQSSRVSRYMNKITGSIFVVLGLNLLRTSRSL, encoded by the coding sequence ATGTGGGGAGTCGAGCATTTCTGGTTATTTGTGTTATCAAGTATTTTGCTGAATATTACACCGGGCAGCGATACAATTTATATTTTGAGTCGCAGTATCTTTCAGGGTCGTCAAGCAGGGTTCATGTCAGTTTACGGCATAATCGCTGGCTCGCTCGTTCATACACTGCTAGCGGGCTTGGGATTGTCGCTGATTCTGATGCAATCGGCGCTCGCATTCAATCTGGTTAAATGGCTCGGTGCCGCCTATCTGATCTGGTTAGGCATTCGTTCGATCATGACCCGTCAGCAAGCCGCTGCCAAGATGCAGCAGGCGCCGCGTTTGCCCATGCGCAATGTGTTTTTTCAAGGGATGCTGACCAATGTGTTGAATCCGAAGGTCGCTCTGTTTTATCTGGCATTTATTCCGCAATTCGTTGATACGAGTCAGAGTATGGGACCATTGCCGTTTCTGCTGCTGGGACTGACATTCAGTACCACCGGATTAAGCTGGTGTCTGCTGCTTGTATTCTTTTCGAGTAAAATGGCAGGTCGTCTGCAATCCAGTAGAGTATCACGATATATGAACAAGATTACCGGCAGCATCTTCGTTGTGCTTGGGTTGAATCTACTGCGTACCTCGCGTAGTTTGTAA
- a CDS encoding alpha/beta hydrolase, which produces MQERTFRMIDPQGIAVHVYEWLPEGWSEGQSLNGVVQLSHGMSETARRYVRLAEALTARGFAVYANDHRGHGLTAASLEELGDPGEDGFYWMAQNINQLSQQITQQHAGVPLFLFGHSMGSFVVQKLMYEHPQLYSGFLLSGSNGPRGLLSAGMRIAALEQRWKGPLHRSMLLHALVFGPYNRGLPKPRVTRFDWLSRDPDEVSLYVNDPYCAKPVSVRFYVHFFDLLMEIHRPECMNCIPREKPVYIFSGDRDPVGIYGKGVRKLYEYYRRLKLNDVELKLYPGGRHETLNDINRDEVTADLIHWLERHTPAVSFQEAK; this is translated from the coding sequence ATGCAGGAACGGACATTTCGGATGATCGATCCGCAGGGGATTGCGGTGCATGTGTATGAATGGCTGCCGGAAGGCTGGAGCGAGGGGCAGTCGCTGAATGGGGTTGTACAGCTATCGCACGGCATGTCGGAGACAGCGCGGCGGTATGTACGACTGGCGGAGGCGCTGACGGCGCGTGGGTTTGCGGTATATGCAAATGATCATCGTGGGCATGGGCTAACTGCGGCTTCATTGGAGGAACTAGGAGACCCGGGCGAGGACGGCTTTTATTGGATGGCGCAAAATATAAACCAGCTTTCACAGCAGATTACGCAGCAGCATGCAGGCGTGCCTTTATTTTTATTTGGTCACAGTATGGGATCGTTTGTTGTACAAAAGTTAATGTACGAGCATCCGCAGCTATACAGTGGATTCTTGCTATCTGGCTCCAACGGTCCGCGCGGATTGTTGTCTGCTGGAATGCGCATCGCTGCGTTAGAGCAGCGTTGGAAGGGTCCACTCCATCGTAGTATGCTACTGCATGCTCTGGTGTTTGGTCCATACAATCGCGGTCTGCCTAAGCCGAGAGTTACGCGATTCGATTGGCTGTCCCGTGATCCAGATGAGGTATCGCTGTATGTCAATGACCCGTATTGTGCGAAGCCGGTGAGTGTGCGCTTTTATGTGCATTTCTTTGATCTGCTGATGGAGATTCATCGACCGGAGTGCATGAACTGCATTCCGCGGGAGAAACCGGTGTACATTTTTAGCGGAGATCGTGATCCGGTCGGCATTTATGGTAAAGGAGTGCGCAAGCTATATGAGTATTACCGCCGCCTGAAGCTGAACGATGTGGAGCTGAAGCTGTACCCGGGTGGACGACACGAGACGCTTAACGATATTAACCGGGATGAAGTGACTGCCGACCTGATCCACTGGTTGGAGCGTCATACGCCCGCCGTATCTTTTCAGGAAGCTAAATAA
- a CDS encoding type I phosphomannose isomerase catalytic subunit produces the protein MTKPYPLQFQPEFKERVWGGRALEQFGWNIPEGAIGEGWMIADHPNGTTSVIGGELDGWGLDQLREKLGRDWFGSKGVSETNGRFPLLIKLLDCNDDLSVQVHPTDDYEGLPQGELGKTEMWYVLDAKPDAKIIYGLKEGVTRESLAASIAENRITDDLQEVPVQAGDTFYIPAGTVHALCAGVLVAEIQQNSDTTYRLYDYDRPGLDGKPRELHIEDSLNVIAYEGAGATTMKTDGLAAGEWLTLATSPYFIVEKGVVGGEWGLSTTPESFTILVIADGEGTLSWDGGTTELQGGQCFLLPANLGEYTLDGEFTVIRSYLP, from the coding sequence ATGACGAAGCCATACCCGCTACAATTTCAACCGGAATTCAAGGAACGTGTCTGGGGTGGACGCGCACTAGAGCAATTTGGCTGGAACATCCCCGAAGGTGCGATTGGTGAGGGCTGGATGATCGCCGATCATCCGAACGGCACCACGTCTGTGATCGGCGGAGAGCTGGACGGCTGGGGCTTGGATCAATTGCGCGAGAAGCTGGGACGCGATTGGTTTGGCAGCAAAGGCGTATCCGAGACCAATGGACGCTTCCCGCTGCTGATCAAGCTGCTGGATTGCAATGACGATCTGTCTGTACAAGTGCATCCAACCGACGATTACGAAGGTCTGCCGCAAGGCGAACTGGGCAAAACAGAAATGTGGTACGTGCTGGATGCCAAGCCAGATGCCAAAATCATCTACGGTCTCAAAGAAGGCGTGACGCGTGAATCACTGGCGGCTTCGATTGCCGAAAACCGCATTACCGACGATCTGCAAGAAGTACCGGTGCAGGCTGGCGATACGTTCTACATTCCAGCGGGTACGGTGCATGCGCTGTGTGCAGGTGTGCTAGTCGCGGAGATTCAGCAAAACTCCGATACCACCTACCGACTGTACGATTACGATCGTCCTGGTCTGGATGGCAAGCCACGTGAGCTGCATATCGAGGATTCCTTAAATGTCATCGCCTATGAAGGCGCTGGTGCAACGACGATGAAAACCGACGGTCTCGCAGCAGGCGAGTGGCTGACGCTGGCAACCTCTCCTTATTTTATCGTGGAAAAAGGAGTCGTTGGCGGCGAATGGGGACTCTCGACCACACCGGAAAGCTTTACGATTCTAGTAATCGCTGACGGCGAAGGCACACTGTCATGGGATGGCGGTACAACAGAGCTGCAAGGCGGTCAATGCTTCCTGCTGCCTGCCAATCTGGGCGAGTATACGCTAGATGGCGAGTTCACCGTAATCCGTTCTTATTTGCCATAG
- a CDS encoding GNAT family N-acetyltransferase, with translation MKNSLTLSSDARDLIYKTISIDDLPDIKAFTCGNSSMDYFLIQESYPSHIERESSTTLIYSQNKLIGYYTLRHTALSSLLPTLTPDKDIQILDIARLAIAQPFQGKGYGTEIMNTILHMAVQFNERYIVLDAIKDVAQWYKDHFRFEHVFDQDLIDDTPVITLLLDLYDKELVEQYYDE, from the coding sequence ATGAAAAACTCGCTAACCCTAAGCAGTGATGCCAGAGATTTGATATACAAAACGATATCCATAGACGATTTGCCTGACATCAAAGCATTTACATGTGGCAACTCATCTATGGATTATTTTTTAATTCAAGAGTCATACCCTTCCCATATTGAAAGGGAATCCAGTACAACACTCATTTACTCGCAAAACAAGTTGATCGGTTATTATACGTTGCGCCACACTGCACTTTCCTCTTTGTTGCCAACGCTTACTCCAGATAAGGATATACAGATTCTAGATATTGCAAGATTAGCGATTGCCCAGCCGTTTCAGGGTAAAGGATATGGTACAGAAATAATGAATACGATTTTACATATGGCTGTACAATTTAATGAGCGATATATCGTTCTAGATGCAATCAAGGATGTTGCGCAATGGTACAAAGACCACTTCCGCTTTGAGCATGTGTTTGATCAGGATTTGATCGATGATACGCCGGTTATTACACTACTACTAGATTTATACGATAAAGAGTTGGTAGAGCAATATTATGATGAATAA
- a CDS encoding VOC family protein: MAVRKIEHVGIMVSSIEQSIAFYEQVIGLQHLETNGHINEQIQLAFLAFPGHTDTELELIQGYADKLPAEGQVHHVAFTVDDVEAEFTRIQGLQVQELDTEITTLPNGSRYFFFSGPDGERLEFFQSAR; encoded by the coding sequence ATGGCAGTACGCAAAATTGAGCATGTGGGCATTATGGTATCCTCTATTGAGCAGTCGATTGCTTTTTATGAGCAGGTAATCGGTCTTCAGCATCTGGAAACAAACGGACATATCAATGAACAGATTCAGTTGGCGTTTCTCGCGTTTCCGGGTCATACCGATACTGAGCTGGAGTTGATTCAGGGCTATGCGGACAAACTGCCTGCCGAAGGTCAAGTGCATCATGTCGCTTTTACAGTAGACGATGTGGAAGCGGAATTTACACGCATCCAAGGCTTGCAGGTGCAGGAGCTGGATACTGAAATCACAACCTTGCCGAATGGCAGCCGCTATTTCTTTTTCAGCGGACCGGATGGCGAGCGTCTGGAATTTTTCCAGTCGGCACGTTAA
- a CDS encoding antibiotic biosynthesis monooxygenase family protein, protein MILEVAILNVIPGQSDDFEQSFKQAEQIISSMKGYVSHELQRCMEVDHQYILLVRWETLEDHTEGFRGSQPYQEWKKLLHHYYDPFPVVHHYEVV, encoded by the coding sequence ATGATACTCGAAGTTGCGATTCTCAACGTCATTCCCGGTCAGAGCGATGACTTTGAACAAAGCTTCAAACAAGCAGAACAGATCATTTCCAGTATGAAAGGCTATGTCTCCCACGAATTACAGCGCTGTATGGAAGTAGACCATCAGTACATTTTACTGGTGCGCTGGGAAACGTTGGAAGATCATACAGAAGGCTTCCGTGGCTCGCAGCCTTATCAGGAGTGGAAAAAGCTGCTGCATCACTACTACGATCCATTCCCAGTCGTTCATCATTACGAAGTCGTTTAA
- a CDS encoding GNAT family N-acetyltransferase encodes MITIQQVTSRDADLRQLIGELDDDLFGRYPAEQVHRLDLDHPDMEQVTFVIAYLDGAPVGCGAIRRLDDHYTELKRFYVQSNHRRKGIAGQLLAALEQHAGEQGHGSIRLETGAAQPEALAFYERNGYIAIERFGEYVDDESSLCYEKSI; translated from the coding sequence ATGATTACCATTCAACAGGTCACCAGTCGTGATGCAGATCTGCGTCAATTGATCGGTGAATTGGACGACGATCTATTTGGGCGTTATCCGGCGGAGCAGGTACATCGGCTTGATCTGGATCATCCCGATATGGAGCAGGTTACATTCGTGATTGCTTATCTAGATGGAGCGCCAGTTGGTTGCGGTGCTATTCGTAGGTTGGACGATCATTATACCGAGCTGAAGCGCTTCTATGTGCAATCCAATCATCGTCGCAAAGGCATCGCTGGGCAGCTGCTGGCAGCCTTGGAGCAACATGCAGGAGAGCAGGGGCATGGAAGTATTCGTTTAGAAACGGGGGCAGCACAGCCGGAAGCACTCGCTTTTTATGAGCGAAATGGATATATTGCTATTGAGCGTTTTGGAGAGTATGTTGATGATGAAAGCAGTCTTTGTTACGAAAAATCCATTTGA